In Pseudoalteromonas carrageenovora IAM 12662, the following proteins share a genomic window:
- a CDS encoding leucine-rich repeat domain-containing protein, with the protein MNTLAELKAGKLNGVTHLQLVEELTEFPPEIFTLADTLEVLDLSNNNLSDLPAEFTCLHRLKRVFLSFNQFKHIPTVLAKCPALIMVAFKGNQISEFALKSLPKHIEWLILTDNTLSELPEDFGNYTQLKKLALAGNNLKHLPTSMANCTNLELVRLSANNLTKLDDWLLELPKLAWLAFAGNEFNKAQCLTKSTLKNTPLENFQLKKVIGQGASGVIHLAKAKHSNVAVKLFKGAITSDGYPLDEVNCCLKAANHTNLINVLSYIEQSKQLGLVMELIDTNYTNLGLPPSLETCTRDTFNDGCNYPIEAVYKIAKQMANTLTHLHDNYVSHGDIYAHNTMINEQYDVLFGDFGAATNLAMLSEYQQQQIQLIEVRAFGCLIEDLLSTVSTADKQSELFGKMSDIAQLAKQHELSKRPKFKIIESKLS; encoded by the coding sequence ATGAATACCCTTGCGGAGCTTAAAGCTGGTAAGTTGAATGGCGTAACACATTTGCAACTCGTTGAAGAGTTGACTGAATTTCCACCTGAAATATTTACCCTTGCAGATACCTTAGAAGTACTCGATTTATCAAATAATAATTTATCTGATTTACCAGCTGAGTTTACATGTTTGCACCGTTTAAAACGCGTGTTTTTATCGTTTAACCAGTTTAAGCATATTCCTACAGTGCTCGCTAAATGCCCTGCTCTAATTATGGTCGCATTTAAAGGTAATCAAATTTCAGAGTTTGCACTAAAAAGCCTACCAAAACATATTGAGTGGTTAATACTCACCGATAACACGTTAAGCGAACTCCCTGAAGACTTTGGTAATTACACCCAGCTTAAAAAGCTTGCGCTTGCAGGTAATAACCTAAAACATTTACCGACAAGCATGGCTAACTGTACTAATTTAGAGCTTGTGAGGCTCTCTGCAAACAACCTAACAAAACTCGATGATTGGCTACTAGAATTACCAAAACTTGCTTGGCTTGCCTTTGCAGGTAATGAATTTAATAAAGCTCAGTGCTTAACTAAAAGTACTTTAAAAAATACCCCGCTTGAAAATTTTCAGCTTAAAAAAGTAATAGGTCAAGGTGCATCGGGCGTTATACACCTTGCAAAAGCAAAACATAGTAATGTTGCTGTAAAACTATTTAAAGGGGCAATAACGAGTGATGGCTACCCGCTTGATGAAGTAAATTGCTGCCTAAAAGCTGCAAATCATACAAACCTAATAAATGTATTAAGCTATATAGAGCAAAGCAAACAGCTTGGCTTAGTAATGGAATTAATAGATACCAATTATACAAATTTGGGTTTACCACCAAGTTTAGAAACGTGTACGCGCGATACATTTAATGATGGTTGTAATTACCCTATTGAAGCTGTTTATAAAATAGCAAAACAGATGGCAAATACGCTAACTCACCTACATGATAATTACGTAAGCCATGGCGATATTTACGCACACAACACCATGATAAATGAACAATATGACGTTTTATTTGGCGATTTTGGTGCGGCTACAAACTTAGCTATGCTCAGCGAATATCAGCAGCAGCAAATACAGTTAATAGAAGTGCGTGCTTTTGGGTGTTTAATTGAGGATTTACTAAGTACTGTTAGCACAGCAGATAAGCAAAGCGAACTGTTTGGTAAAATGTCCGATATAGCTCAGCTGGCAAAGCAACATGAGCTTTCAAAAAGACCAAAATTTAAGATAATTGAATCAAAATTAAGCTAG
- a CDS encoding ABCB family ABC transporter ATP-binding protein/permease codes for MRSRQTTEKRADAMTLKQSIKTLWPYITKFKGRVFIALLALIGAKGATLLMPWALKEIIDSVDKSINPILAIPALLLLMYGGLRFASVFLGEVRDAVFSRVTEHAMRDIGLKVFKHLHSLELAFHLDRQTGGISRDIERGTSGLSFLMRFLMFNIVPTLFEILTVAIIFGTLFSVWFALITLLAVAIYITFTVTVTQWRNRFIREANAADNLSNTRAIDSLLNFETVKYFNNEEFEAKTYDSFLANWETARLKNRMSLLALNSGQALIIASAITALMWLGAKEVVTGALTIGELVMINAYMIQLFLPLNFLGFVYREIRRALTDLENMLGLLNKKPQVTERPNAQNLILTNGDIAFNNVSFSYNANRPILNDISFKINAGSKVAVVGASGAGKSSLARLLYRFYDVSSGTITIDNQAIDSVTLNSLRSAIAIVPQDTVLFNTTIRENIAYGRPSATGTEIDKAIEMAHLKDFISTLENGDKTLVGERGLKVSGGEKQRIAIARAILKRSPILIFDEATSALDSHAEQAILNAMRAVTQNHTSVVIAHRLSTIIDADNILVFNKGELAEQGTHSALLLKNGQYAQMWQLQQQED; via the coding sequence ATGCGTTCTAGACAAACCACAGAAAAACGCGCCGATGCCATGACCTTAAAACAAAGCATTAAAACGCTGTGGCCTTACATTACTAAATTTAAAGGGCGGGTATTTATTGCACTTTTAGCGCTTATAGGTGCTAAAGGCGCAACGCTTTTAATGCCTTGGGCATTAAAAGAAATTATCGACTCGGTAGATAAATCAATTAATCCAATTTTAGCTATTCCCGCGTTACTACTGCTTATGTATGGTGGACTTAGGTTTGCAAGTGTTTTTTTAGGCGAAGTACGCGATGCAGTGTTCTCTCGTGTAACAGAGCACGCTATGCGCGATATTGGTTTAAAAGTTTTTAAACATTTACACTCGCTTGAGCTTGCCTTTCACTTAGATAGACAAACCGGCGGGATAAGCCGTGATATAGAACGCGGCACGAGTGGGTTAAGCTTTTTAATGCGCTTTTTGATGTTTAATATTGTACCGACTCTTTTTGAAATACTCACCGTTGCTATTATTTTTGGGACGCTATTTTCTGTTTGGTTTGCGTTAATAACCTTATTAGCGGTTGCTATTTATATTACCTTTACCGTAACAGTAACGCAGTGGCGAAACCGCTTTATACGTGAGGCAAACGCCGCCGATAATTTGAGTAATACCCGCGCCATAGACAGCCTTCTTAACTTTGAAACTGTAAAATACTTTAACAACGAAGAATTTGAGGCCAAAACATACGACTCATTTTTAGCAAACTGGGAAACCGCCCGTTTGAAAAATAGAATGTCGTTACTGGCGCTTAATTCTGGCCAAGCACTAATTATTGCAAGTGCTATAACGGCGCTAATGTGGTTAGGCGCCAAAGAAGTGGTAACTGGCGCTTTAACAATTGGCGAACTTGTAATGATAAACGCATACATGATCCAATTATTTTTACCGCTTAACTTTTTGGGGTTTGTATATAGAGAAATAAGGCGAGCGCTTACCGATTTAGAAAACATGCTGGGTTTACTTAATAAAAAGCCACAAGTCACTGAGCGACCTAATGCACAAAACCTAATACTTACTAACGGCGACATAGCGTTTAATAATGTAAGCTTTAGTTACAATGCCAATCGCCCAATACTCAATGATATTAGCTTTAAAATAAATGCAGGCAGTAAAGTAGCTGTTGTAGGGGCAAGTGGAGCAGGTAAAAGCTCATTAGCACGGTTACTTTATCGCTTTTACGATGTCAGCTCGGGCACTATTACTATAGATAACCAAGCCATAGATTCAGTTACACTTAATAGCCTGCGCAGCGCCATTGCTATAGTGCCACAAGACACTGTGCTATTTAATACCACCATACGAGAAAACATAGCCTATGGCAGGCCATCAGCCACCGGTACTGAAATAGATAAAGCAATAGAAATGGCGCATTTAAAAGACTTTATCTCAACATTAGAAAACGGCGATAAAACACTGGTTGGCGAACGGGGTTTAAAGGTATCAGGCGGCGAAAAACAACGTATTGCTATTGCACGCGCTATTTTAAAGCGCTCCCCTATTTTAATATTTGATGAAGCAACCTCAGCACTCGACTCGCACGCTGAACAAGCAATATTAAATGCAATGCGTGCAGTTACTCAAAACCATACCAGCGTGGTGATAGCTCATAGGCTTTCAACCATTATAGACGCCGATAACATACTGGTATTTAACAAAGGTGAACTGGCTGAGCAAGGCACGCATTCAGCACTTTTATTAAAGAATGGCCAATATGCACAAATGTGGCAATTACAGCAGCAGGAAGATTAA
- a CDS encoding alpha/beta hydrolase family protein, whose protein sequence is MEQSVLSAYAKHSQFIDIKISPSGDYIASTSRNDEGVISLTVLDLNKNEIISVTRGKGNESVSTFTWLNEERLLLTMAREVGSFELPRPTGELIAMDANGKRKVILTGPRSKTGDIRFSSIIDILPTEPDQVLIYSVEWTASEPYLDLYRMKVTTGRKRSLGRVPMRVYKGSGVAVYTNKTGEPLAAQGIDPNRGNKAVLMARLSVDDDWKVILETNQYEGSFTPLKFIDNETLIGLSDLETDTQSIATLNIRTKKHTVLASHNEADLTPVFSVKTGQADEIVAGAYEYDEVGIVFLDDVDDPANQALIKSLMGTFKNQNVRVTSSTYDNKTMILSVSSANTPQKFYVYDNEKRKLSVLTASKPWLKSSLVPKTQIITYKNRDGDLLTGLLTLPKDKSTNLPLILLPHGGPHGVQDSIANLNSDVKVLSSHGYAVFQPNYRGSGGYGRSFLTSGFKNWGTSMIDDMTDGTRTLIKQGIVDKTRMCVYGGSYGGYAALQSVIREPELYKCTIGFVGVYDLDLMYTEGDIKENESGTNYLDTVLPTGNARIAQSPVHNVDKIKVPVFIIQGEEDVRVPKEHAFKLRDELKKRNMPFEWMMKSGEGHGFYKPENNIERWTEMLDFLDKHIGK, encoded by the coding sequence GTGGAGCAATCTGTTTTATCTGCTTACGCTAAACATTCACAATTTATTGATATTAAAATATCGCCATCGGGTGATTATATCGCATCAACATCACGTAATGATGAAGGTGTGATTAGCTTAACGGTATTAGATTTAAATAAAAATGAAATTATATCCGTAACACGAGGCAAGGGTAATGAATCTGTAAGTACATTTACATGGTTAAATGAAGAAAGATTATTGCTTACTATGGCAAGAGAAGTCGGATCTTTTGAGTTACCAAGACCCACTGGTGAACTTATAGCAATGGATGCAAATGGTAAAAGAAAAGTTATCTTAACAGGCCCTCGTTCTAAAACTGGGGATATTAGGTTCTCATCTATTATTGATATTTTACCTACTGAACCAGATCAAGTGTTGATTTATAGCGTGGAATGGACTGCGTCTGAGCCATATTTAGACTTATATAGAATGAAAGTAACTACTGGTCGTAAACGTAGCTTAGGTAGGGTTCCTATGCGAGTTTACAAAGGAAGCGGTGTTGCTGTTTACACTAATAAAACTGGCGAACCATTAGCAGCCCAAGGCATCGATCCTAATAGAGGTAATAAAGCAGTACTTATGGCCCGTTTAAGTGTTGATGATGATTGGAAGGTTATACTCGAAACTAATCAATATGAAGGCTCTTTTACTCCATTAAAATTTATTGATAATGAAACTTTAATAGGTTTAAGTGATTTAGAAACGGATACACAATCAATAGCAACATTAAACATAAGAACTAAGAAGCACACTGTGTTGGCATCACATAATGAAGCTGATTTGACCCCTGTGTTTAGTGTTAAAACAGGCCAAGCAGATGAGATAGTCGCAGGGGCATATGAGTATGATGAGGTAGGTATCGTATTTCTCGATGATGTAGACGATCCTGCAAATCAGGCTCTTATTAAGAGCTTAATGGGCACTTTTAAAAATCAAAATGTACGTGTAACTTCTTCTACGTACGACAATAAAACAATGATATTGAGTGTTTCATCAGCTAATACCCCTCAAAAGTTTTATGTGTATGATAATGAAAAACGTAAACTTTCAGTATTAACAGCGAGCAAACCATGGCTAAAATCTTCTTTAGTTCCGAAAACACAAATCATTACTTATAAAAATCGTGATGGTGACCTTTTAACAGGGCTTTTAACGTTACCGAAAGATAAATCAACTAATTTACCGCTTATCTTATTACCTCACGGTGGTCCACATGGAGTTCAAGACTCAATAGCAAATTTGAATTCAGATGTAAAAGTACTCTCTAGCCACGGGTACGCTGTTTTTCAGCCAAACTATAGAGGCTCAGGTGGATATGGTCGCTCATTTTTAACGAGCGGTTTTAAAAACTGGGGGACATCTATGATTGATGACATGACTGACGGCACTCGAACACTGATAAAACAAGGTATTGTCGATAAAACCAGAATGTGTGTTTATGGCGGTTCTTATGGTGGTTATGCAGCACTTCAAAGTGTTATTAGAGAGCCAGAACTGTATAAATGCACAATAGGTTTTGTAGGTGTTTATGATTTAGATTTAATGTACACCGAGGGTGATATTAAAGAGAATGAATCAGGTACTAACTATCTAGATACAGTATTACCTACAGGTAATGCAAGAATTGCTCAATCACCAGTACATAATGTAGATAAAATTAAAGTGCCTGTTTTTATTATCCAGGGCGAAGAAGATGTTCGAGTACCGAAAGAACATGCGTTTAAGTTAAGAGATGAGCTTAAAAAGCGCAATATGCCTTTCGAGTGGATGATGAAAAGCGGTGAAGGGCATGGTTTTTATAAGCCAGAAAATAATATTGAGCGTTGGACTGAAATGCTTGATTTTCTTGATAAACACATAGGTAAATAG
- the secD gene encoding protein translocase subunit SecD, giving the protein MLSVKKEQKPFMAKFKLSYIAMLIVLILLAISALPNLYPNKSWLHVSNAPHSEAQVVPSTKALVTFLNNQGLDVEQGLDKQSTINILLNEPTKSAQAQAAIKAQYPNTQVKIVEHATSPPWLQNFGLSPIKLGLDLNGGVLFVLDVDLDKAVDEQLVNAYQQAKSIIVKQKAHGLKAQQTEHGFEINALPNATEKLTPVIDELQSRFANLAVTTTNNGNVKNAKFSYSEQGRSNFDKEVMSQTLTTLRSRIEELGITEAVTQRQGKQRIRIELPGVQDPTEAKRIIGATASLGFYQLKEIGGKTFNIQSGGTINLDPVPIFTGDHINNANIGRDDWGKPLVQLSLDGQGGDAMSAFSKANIGKPMATVYSEYSQNASGETVKKSEVINVANIAQHLSSRFSITNMKSQQAAADLALLLRAGSLTAPVTIVHEQTIGPSLGSENISNGLAALMLGMGITLAFMALWYRRLGLIANVALLLNLTSLVGLMSLLPGVVLTLPGIAGLVLTIGMAVDTNVIIFERIKEERRKGRTPYQAIQEGYKQAANTIFDANITTMITALILYGIGYGPVKGFAITLALGLITSVFTGVYVSKVLSQTLYLKLAKKAGVNVHA; this is encoded by the coding sequence ATGTTAAGTGTAAAAAAAGAGCAAAAGCCATTTATGGCTAAATTTAAACTAAGCTATATAGCCATGCTTATTGTGCTGATTTTATTAGCTATTAGCGCATTACCCAACTTATACCCTAATAAATCGTGGTTGCATGTAAGCAACGCGCCACATAGCGAAGCCCAAGTCGTACCAAGCACTAAAGCATTAGTTACTTTTTTAAATAACCAAGGCTTAGACGTTGAACAGGGCCTTGATAAGCAATCAACTATAAATATTCTGTTAAACGAGCCAACTAAAAGCGCCCAAGCGCAAGCGGCTATAAAGGCGCAGTACCCAAACACGCAAGTTAAAATTGTAGAGCATGCAACAAGTCCACCATGGTTACAAAATTTTGGTTTATCACCAATAAAGCTTGGTCTTGATTTAAACGGTGGTGTGCTATTCGTACTCGACGTAGATTTAGATAAAGCCGTTGATGAGCAATTAGTGAATGCGTATCAACAAGCTAAGTCAATTATTGTTAAGCAAAAAGCGCACGGTCTTAAAGCGCAGCAAACTGAGCACGGGTTTGAAATAAACGCATTGCCTAATGCAACCGAAAAGTTAACCCCTGTTATTGATGAGCTACAAAGTCGCTTTGCTAATTTAGCGGTTACAACAACCAATAACGGCAATGTTAAAAACGCCAAGTTTAGCTACTCAGAGCAAGGGCGCAGCAACTTTGATAAAGAAGTAATGAGCCAGACGCTTACTACGCTTCGCTCACGCATTGAAGAATTAGGCATAACCGAAGCTGTAACACAGCGTCAAGGTAAACAGCGTATACGTATTGAGCTGCCTGGTGTGCAAGACCCAACTGAAGCTAAGCGCATTATTGGCGCGACTGCATCTCTTGGGTTTTATCAGTTAAAAGAAATTGGTGGTAAAACATTTAATATACAGTCTGGTGGCACTATAAACCTTGACCCTGTGCCTATTTTTACCGGCGATCACATTAATAATGCAAACATTGGCCGCGACGATTGGGGTAAGCCACTGGTTCAACTTAGCCTAGATGGACAAGGCGGCGATGCCATGTCGGCTTTTTCAAAAGCTAATATTGGTAAGCCTATGGCCACGGTTTACTCTGAGTACTCTCAAAACGCAAGCGGTGAAACCGTTAAAAAAAGCGAAGTTATAAACGTGGCGAATATTGCTCAGCATTTAAGCTCACGTTTTAGTATTACCAATATGAAAAGCCAGCAAGCAGCGGCCGATTTAGCCTTGTTATTACGAGCAGGCTCACTAACCGCGCCTGTAACAATAGTGCATGAGCAAACAATAGGGCCAAGCCTTGGCAGCGAAAACATTAGTAATGGTTTAGCCGCATTAATGCTTGGTATGGGTATTACACTTGCCTTTATGGCGCTGTGGTATCGCCGTTTAGGGCTTATTGCAAACGTAGCGCTGTTGTTAAATTTAACGTCGCTTGTTGGCCTAATGTCGTTATTACCGGGGGTTGTATTAACCCTTCCGGGTATTGCCGGGCTTGTGCTTACTATTGGTATGGCGGTAGATACAAACGTTATTATATTTGAGCGAATTAAAGAAGAGCGCCGTAAAGGGCGTACGCCATACCAAGCAATTCAGGAGGGTTATAAACAAGCCGCAAATACAATATTTGATGCCAATATAACCACTATGATCACCGCGCTTATTTTATACGGCATAGGTTACGGGCCAGTTAAAGGCTTTGCCATAACATTGGCACTTGGATTGATTACTTCAGTATTTACTGGCGTGTACGTATCAAAAGTACTAAGCCAAACGTTATATTTAAAATTGGCTAAAAAAGCAGGAGTAAATGTACATGCTTAA
- a CDS encoding YebC/PmpR family DNA-binding transcriptional regulator, with protein sequence MGRAYQNKKDSMAKTAGAKTKVYSKYGKEIYICAKNGGVDPDGNLALRRLIERAKKDQVPAHVIDRAIDKAKGGGGEDYAATRYEGYGPGNCMIIVDCLTDNNKRTFADVRVCFTKANAKIGAQNSVSHLFDHLAIFVFDGDDDEAVLEALMMADVDVTDVEVEDGKVTVFAPHTEYNNTRTALEEMGVTEFDEDLIAFVPQIEAPIEGEDVEVMERFLAMLEDCDDVQNVYHNAQF encoded by the coding sequence ATGGGAAGAGCTTACCAAAACAAAAAAGATTCAATGGCTAAAACTGCGGGTGCTAAAACTAAAGTTTATTCTAAGTACGGTAAAGAAATTTACATATGCGCTAAAAACGGTGGTGTAGATCCAGATGGTAATCTAGCACTACGCCGTTTAATTGAACGCGCTAAAAAAGACCAAGTACCAGCACACGTAATTGACCGAGCTATAGATAAAGCCAAAGGTGGTGGCGGTGAAGATTACGCCGCAACTCGTTACGAAGGCTACGGCCCAGGTAACTGTATGATTATTGTTGATTGTTTAACCGACAACAACAAACGTACTTTTGCTGATGTACGTGTTTGTTTTACTAAAGCAAATGCTAAAATTGGTGCACAAAACTCGGTTTCACATTTATTTGATCACCTCGCTATTTTTGTTTTTGACGGTGATGACGACGAAGCAGTACTTGAAGCATTAATGATGGCTGATGTAGATGTAACAGATGTAGAAGTAGAAGACGGCAAAGTAACTGTTTTTGCTCCGCATACTGAATACAACAACACACGCACAGCACTTGAAGAAATGGGCGTTACAGAATTTGACGAAGATTTAATTGCCTTTGTTCCACAAATTGAAGCGCCTATTGAAGGTGAAGATGTTGAAGTAATGGAACGCTTTTTAGCTATGCTTGAAGACTGTGACGACGTACAAAACGTTTACCATAACGCACAATTCTAA
- a CDS encoding TonB-dependent receptor domain-containing protein — protein sequence MFNNKVSKAVSLALACSALSYTSFSFAAEEESAEKVERIQVTGSRIRTDSFASEVPIDIITVEDAENEGIKTLGDLLRTSTAAAGSNQITSALSVGYVTAGGKGTETVSLRGLGASRTLILLNGRRAGPAGTRGEVSGFDLNTIPLSTVERVEILKDGASSLYGSDAVAGVINIITKKGDSKTVTVDVSQPFESGGEEQRINFSYGEEFSKGSFRVTADYKITKELKRGDRDFLDCSERLLTYEDGSSADPIDPRTGEAHCNETGYGLWVYSGGASNIIGSGPQLAYDYDGFFGNNGYSNYNTTASEAGDLRTPDGWYPVSYDKESDGWWNMDHPFRDEETMNPENKVWSVYALGDYQITDDITAYAEFIHSSRNTKTQSYRQFWTADVGIIPADNFDGFSGDAFFLPVALSDHYSSDTTVDYTRVVLGATGSIGFWDWDVSYQNSYNDGEYKNDIFYRDSLVMAQLNTANGTSCNGEVTEFSNKTCVDLPWTDPQFLYGNPSDEVRNFIFGEDIGNTVYKQQTFEAYMTGDIVEVPAGSIATAFGISIQKDEIDDTPGENTLNGNSWGLSGAGKTAGSQISRAVYAEFKVPLINDMDYVDSLDLTASARWTDVSTYGNDTTFKLGLNWVIVDGLSVRANRGSSFRSPALFELFLADQSGFSGQLSIDPCLDWANEQAAGNITDTVANNCQAAGIPADYTAGGSSAIIYTSGGAGRLKAETAINENIGVVWTSPEDTFAASIDYYDIVISDEVTSLSGSQITSRCFESKDFANEPLCDLFTRRNGDNNDYGIDEVRSGYVNVANQIARGVDYNFTYQDDFDFGSLRMRLEHTMQIERKYKLFEDSEENNYVGELGEPKHTGNVSLTYSKDDYSLTWTTRYVDSTNDYEYYNDSKETTYRGETVYATRETRWVTYHSLSGTVDTDMGLKVTAGIANLFDEEPPILSASGTLNVGNAALYSQYDRVGRRFFANVTYSF from the coding sequence ATGTTTAATAATAAAGTATCTAAAGCAGTCAGTTTAGCATTAGCATGCTCAGCTCTGTCTTACACATCGTTCTCATTTGCAGCAGAAGAAGAAAGTGCAGAAAAAGTAGAAAGAATCCAGGTTACTGGTTCTCGTATCAGAACTGATAGCTTTGCTAGTGAAGTTCCAATCGATATTATCACTGTAGAGGATGCCGAAAATGAAGGTATTAAAACGCTTGGTGACTTGTTAAGAACTAGTACAGCAGCTGCTGGTTCAAACCAAATAACTTCTGCGCTTAGTGTTGGATATGTTACTGCCGGTGGTAAAGGAACAGAAACTGTTTCACTTCGTGGTTTAGGTGCATCTCGTACGCTTATTCTATTAAATGGTCGTAGAGCAGGCCCTGCAGGTACTCGCGGAGAAGTTTCAGGCTTCGATTTAAATACTATCCCACTTTCTACTGTAGAGCGTGTTGAAATTTTAAAAGATGGTGCCTCATCTTTATACGGTTCAGATGCAGTTGCCGGTGTTATAAATATTATTACTAAAAAAGGCGACTCAAAAACAGTTACTGTTGATGTTAGTCAACCATTTGAATCAGGTGGTGAAGAACAACGTATAAACTTCTCTTACGGTGAAGAATTTAGTAAAGGTTCTTTTCGTGTAACAGCAGATTATAAAATTACAAAAGAATTAAAACGCGGAGACCGTGATTTTCTTGATTGTTCTGAAAGATTATTAACATATGAAGACGGCTCTTCAGCGGATCCTATCGATCCTCGTACTGGTGAAGCTCACTGTAATGAAACAGGTTATGGATTATGGGTATATAGTGGTGGAGCTTCTAATATAATTGGCAGTGGTCCGCAGCTTGCTTATGATTACGATGGATTCTTTGGTAATAATGGTTACAGTAACTATAACACCACAGCTTCAGAAGCTGGTGATTTAAGAACGCCTGATGGTTGGTACCCAGTTTCTTATGATAAAGAAAGTGATGGATGGTGGAATATGGATCATCCGTTCCGCGATGAAGAAACCATGAACCCAGAAAATAAAGTATGGTCAGTATATGCGTTAGGTGATTATCAAATTACTGACGATATTACAGCTTATGCGGAGTTTATCCATAGTTCTAGGAATACAAAGACCCAAAGCTACCGTCAATTTTGGACTGCTGATGTTGGCATAATCCCAGCTGATAACTTTGATGGTTTCTCTGGAGACGCTTTCTTCCTACCTGTAGCTTTATCAGACCACTATTCTTCAGATACCACTGTAGATTATACCCGTGTTGTTTTAGGCGCTACTGGTAGTATTGGATTTTGGGATTGGGATGTTTCTTACCAGAATAGTTATAACGACGGTGAATATAAAAATGATATTTTTTACCGTGACTCATTGGTTATGGCTCAGCTAAATACTGCAAACGGCACATCGTGTAACGGTGAAGTTACAGAGTTTTCAAATAAAACTTGTGTAGATTTACCATGGACTGATCCTCAGTTCTTATACGGTAACCCTTCTGATGAAGTTAGAAACTTTATCTTTGGTGAAGATATTGGTAATACTGTTTATAAGCAGCAAACTTTTGAAGCTTATATGACTGGCGATATAGTGGAAGTTCCTGCAGGTTCAATTGCGACTGCATTTGGTATTTCAATCCAAAAAGACGAAATTGATGATACTCCTGGTGAAAACACGTTAAACGGAAATTCATGGGGCTTATCAGGAGCAGGTAAAACTGCTGGTTCTCAAATTTCTCGTGCGGTATATGCTGAGTTTAAAGTTCCACTAATTAATGATATGGATTATGTTGATTCATTAGATCTAACAGCATCAGCACGTTGGACTGATGTGTCTACTTACGGCAATGATACAACGTTTAAGCTAGGTTTGAACTGGGTTATTGTTGATGGTCTAAGTGTTCGTGCAAATCGTGGTTCTTCTTTCCGCTCTCCTGCATTGTTTGAGCTATTCTTAGCAGACCAATCTGGCTTTAGTGGTCAGTTATCGATTGACCCGTGTTTAGATTGGGCTAATGAACAAGCGGCAGGTAATATCACTGATACTGTAGCTAATAACTGTCAAGCTGCGGGTATTCCTGCTGATTACACTGCTGGCGGAAGCTCTGCAATTATCTACACTAGTGGTGGTGCTGGTCGCTTGAAAGCTGAAACAGCAATAAATGAAAACATTGGTGTTGTATGGACTAGTCCTGAAGATACTTTTGCTGCGTCAATTGATTACTATGACATTGTAATCTCTGATGAAGTAACTAGTTTATCTGGTAGCCAAATAACGAGCAGATGTTTTGAATCTAAAGATTTCGCAAACGAGCCTCTATGTGATCTATTTACTCGTCGCAACGGTGATAACAATGATTACGGTATAGATGAAGTTAGAAGTGGCTATGTAAATGTTGCAAACCAAATTGCACGTGGTGTTGATTACAACTTTACTTATCAAGATGATTTTGATTTTGGTTCACTGCGTATGCGCTTAGAGCATACAATGCAAATTGAACGTAAATATAAGTTATTTGAAGACAGTGAAGAAAATAACTACGTAGGTGAGTTAGGTGAGCCTAAGCATACAGGTAATGTTTCTTTAACTTACTCAAAAGATGACTACAGCTTAACGTGGACAACTCGTTATGTAGATTCAACTAATGATTACGAATACTACAATGATTCGAAAGAAACTACTTACCGTGGCGAAACTGTTTATGCTACTCGTGAGACAAGATGGGTAACGTATCATTCACTTTCTGGTACAGTTGATACTGATATGGGACTTAAAGTAACAGCAGGTATTGCTAACTTATTTGATGAAGAGCCTCCTATTTTATCAGCTAGTGGTACTTTAAATGTTGGTAATGCGGCATTGTATTCTCAATATGACAGAGTTGGTCGTCGTTTCTTTGCGAACGTAACTTATAGCTTCTAA